A genomic segment from Thermostichus lividus PCC 6715 encodes:
- a CDS encoding S49 family peptidase, with translation MTRSLPPFWPAVAHRCGMIFFGTLVFFLTLGIVGMSATLFLAILGVLMAPANQDSPYQHVSGKETSRNRILTIDIVGPILGSPQTEEDTLFSSIVGVTYGYQVQQQLEAAAEDESVKAILLNIATPGGTIFGSQAIADGINAYRKATQRPVYAFVEGISASGGVWAMVAADKIYADHGSLIGSIGIIGPSVLFYDRPTSLDSGLFQGGVTANAIEERTLSAGRGKDFGNPFRRLTPAEIQVFQAGLEQEYSTFVSHVAKARGIDPSVIRNQMGAMVFSNAQAQQYRLIDGTLSRPQVITALARAAQIDDNYAVVRLRRDRTPLINQLFGVHLPRPSQQEQHLWQQQQLCALSQQRALAYYGQLASLCRP, from the coding sequence ATGACTCGTTCTCTGCCTCCATTTTGGCCTGCTGTTGCACATCGCTGCGGCATGATTTTTTTTGGCACCCTTGTCTTTTTCCTGACCCTAGGGATTGTTGGCATGAGTGCCACTCTCTTCCTTGCGATTCTGGGAGTCTTAATGGCGCCAGCGAACCAAGACAGCCCCTACCAGCACGTCAGTGGCAAAGAAACCAGCCGCAACCGTATCCTCACCATTGATATTGTTGGCCCAATTTTAGGGAGTCCTCAAACCGAAGAAGACACTCTATTTTCCTCCATTGTTGGTGTAACCTACGGCTACCAAGTGCAGCAGCAGCTTGAGGCAGCCGCCGAAGACGAGAGTGTAAAGGCCATTTTACTGAATATTGCCACCCCAGGAGGCACGATCTTTGGCTCTCAGGCGATCGCCGACGGCATCAACGCCTATCGTAAAGCCACCCAAAGACCCGTCTATGCTTTTGTTGAAGGTATTTCGGCCTCCGGAGGCGTTTGGGCAATGGTGGCTGCTGATAAAATCTATGCTGACCATGGCAGCCTCATCGGCAGTATCGGCATTATTGGCCCAAGTGTGCTCTTTTACGATCGCCCCACGAGCCTAGATAGCGGCCTATTTCAGGGGGGAGTGACCGCCAACGCCATTGAAGAGCGCACCCTCAGTGCCGGGCGGGGTAAAGACTTTGGCAATCCCTTCCGCCGCCTCACGCCAGCAGAAATTCAGGTCTTCCAAGCGGGACTAGAGCAGGAGTACAGCACCTTTGTGAGCCATGTCGCCAAGGCGCGCGGCATCGATCCCAGCGTCATCCGCAACCAAATGGGCGCCATGGTGTTTAGCAATGCTCAGGCGCAGCAATATCGCCTGATTGATGGCACCCTCAGTCGCCCTCAGGTGATCACCGCCCTTGCCCGTGCCGCCCAGATTGACGACAACTATGCGGTTGTGCGGCTACGGCGCGATCGCACCCCCCTGATCAACCAACTGTTTGGGGTACACCTCCCGCGCCCCTCCCAGCAGGAGCAACACCTTTGGCAACAACAGCAACTGTGCGCCCTCAGCCAGCAGCGTGCCCTTGCCTACTACGGTCAACTAGCATCCCTGTGTCGGCCTTGA
- the pipX gene encoding transcriptional coactivator PipX has protein sequence MTAEQYLNHPTFGLLYGVCPVEENRELFTTLYAQRLFFIVTLRPEGMEFESISRTDARLLIEQRLRSLRRLGKQAEYAALQSVHRQTFL, from the coding sequence ATGACTGCTGAGCAGTACTTAAACCACCCTACGTTTGGGCTGTTGTATGGCGTTTGTCCTGTGGAGGAGAATCGGGAACTGTTTACCACCCTCTACGCCCAGCGGCTGTTCTTTATTGTCACGCTGCGTCCGGAGGGGATGGAATTTGAGTCTATTAGTCGCACGGATGCGCGCCTGTTGATTGAACAGCGGTTGCGATCGCTGCGGCGGCTAGGGAAACAGGCGGAGTATGCCGCGCTGCAAAGCGTTCATCGCCAAACGTTTTTATAG